AGGTAAAAAAGCAAAAGTTTTAAAAAGACATACAGTGCACATAGTGCGAAAAATTAAACATGAGACGCCAAATGTACTAAGTTTTTTTGTCGTTTAATCTGCACAGACTGAAGATAAATAATAGCTTCAGTCTCATTATAAGAGTAACAGCGAAAGTTGTCAAGTAGTTTTTTTGTTTCTATTGGGTAACGGCTGGATCAAATTGCAATGTTCATGCAGTTGTGACTGAAATTGCGCTAGCTTGCTGATCTATGTAAACATAGGCACTATCCTGTTGATAAAGCTCAAACTAACTGATAAATTCTTAACACAGTTATTGTTGAAACAAATGTTTTTACTAAAACCTACACATCTCTCTTATTTTTCCAAAAAAGCCCTACCTTGGCTTGGGGTTGCGTGTTTTGCATGTTTTTTAGTTGGAGTATTTCTAGCTTTATTCTTCTCTCCAGAAGATTATAAACAAGGAGAAATTGTACGAATTATGTATCTTCACGTGCCTTCTGCATGGCTTTCTCTCGGAATATATGGGTTAATTGCAGCGCTCAGTTTCATCTCCTTAGTGTGGAATAACAGCATTGCTAGCGTTTTGGCCCATGCAGCCGCTCCTGCAGGAACAGTCTTTTCTGCAATATGCTTAATCACAGGTAGCATTTGGGGGAAAGGAACCTGGGGCACTTGGTGGGTATGGGATGCAAGACTCACTTCAATGTTGATCTTATTTTTCCTATACGTTGGATACCTCTCGCTGTGGGGCGCTTTTGATAATGAAGAAAGAGCTAAAAAATCAGCAGCAGTATTTGCCATCTTTAGTGCCGTA
This genomic stretch from Wolbachia endosymbiont of Cimex lectularius harbors:
- the ccmC gene encoding heme ABC transporter permease CcmC codes for the protein MYVNIGTILLIKLKLTDKFLTQLLLKQMFLLKPTHLSYFSKKALPWLGVACFACFLVGVFLALFFSPEDYKQGEIVRIMYLHVPSAWLSLGIYGLIAALSFISLVWNNSIASVLAHAAAPAGTVFSAICLITGSIWGKGTWGTWWVWDARLTSMLILFFLYVGYLSLWGAFDNEERAKKSAAVFAIFSAVNIPIVKFSVNLWATLHQPASILRKGGIAIESSLLLPLIAMFIFCATFFLVVWILCSLHLINLHKVKREISARY